In a genomic window of Amycolatopsis japonica:
- a CDS encoding bifunctional cobalt-precorrin-7 (C(5))-methyltransferase/cobalt-precorrin-6B (C(15))-methyltransferase, with amino-acid sequence MTNVREKSPLTVVGIGADGWPGLSSQAREAVLNADVVVGAPRQLAYLPAGMKSEPWPSPLLPGLDGFLAEREGRVCVLASGDPLLSGIGTTLIQRGYDVEVLPALSSVTLARARLGWAAEETEVVTVVGRAIARVSRALAPGRKILVLGANAEDLLDLLKTRGYGNSRVTALSDLGGPDERVGPGSLTVFAIEAEGPALPLTGLPDDIFEHDGQLTKRDLRASALARLAPTPGELLWDVGGGAGSVGIEWSRVHPLNRAIAIERSPERAARITRNADALGVPELDVVTGAAPEALEGLSTPQAIFIGGGLTVLGVLDACLATGARIVAHGVTLESEQALARAYGEHGGELIRVAVEQAAPLGGFTGWTPARAVTQWSKP; translated from the coding sequence GTGACGAACGTGCGCGAAAAATCACCCCTGACGGTCGTCGGGATCGGGGCCGACGGCTGGCCCGGCCTGTCCTCGCAGGCCAGGGAAGCGGTCCTGAACGCCGACGTGGTCGTAGGCGCTCCGCGTCAGCTCGCGTACCTGCCCGCCGGGATGAAATCCGAGCCCTGGCCGAGTCCGCTCCTGCCGGGGCTGGACGGCTTCCTCGCCGAGCGCGAGGGCCGCGTCTGCGTACTGGCCAGCGGCGACCCGCTGCTGTCCGGCATCGGCACGACGCTGATCCAGCGCGGCTACGACGTCGAAGTCCTGCCCGCGCTCTCCTCGGTGACGCTCGCCCGCGCGCGGCTCGGCTGGGCGGCGGAGGAGACCGAGGTGGTCACCGTCGTCGGCCGCGCGATCGCCCGGGTGAGCCGCGCACTCGCGCCCGGGCGGAAGATCCTCGTCCTCGGCGCGAACGCCGAAGACCTGCTCGACCTGCTCAAAACCCGCGGTTACGGCAACAGCCGCGTCACCGCGCTGTCCGACCTCGGCGGCCCCGACGAACGTGTCGGACCCGGCTCGCTGACCGTGTTCGCCATCGAGGCCGAAGGTCCCGCGCTGCCGCTTACCGGGCTGCCGGACGACATCTTCGAGCACGACGGCCAGCTCACCAAACGCGACCTCCGCGCGTCCGCGCTGGCCAGGCTCGCGCCGACGCCCGGCGAACTGCTGTGGGACGTCGGCGGGGGCGCGGGCAGCGTCGGCATCGAGTGGTCCCGCGTGCATCCGCTGAACCGGGCGATCGCGATCGAGCGGTCGCCGGAACGGGCCGCCCGGATCACCCGGAACGCGGACGCGCTCGGCGTCCCGGAACTCGACGTGGTGACCGGCGCGGCACCGGAAGCCCTCGAAGGGCTGTCCACCCCGCAAGCGATCTTCATCGGCGGCGGACTGACCGTGCTGGGTGTCCTGGACGCCTGCCTGGCGACCGGCGCGCGGATCGTCGCGCACGGCGTGACCCTCGAATCCGAACAGGCCCTGGCCCGCGCGTACGGCGAACACGGCGGGGAACTGATCCGCGTCGCCGTCGAACAGGCCGCGCCGCTCGGCGGATTCACCGGCTGGACCCCGGCGCGAGCCGTGACACAGTGGAGCAAACCTTGA
- a CDS encoding arabinosyltransferase domain-containing protein translates to MRLIAVTLGLLSALCALAFPFLPVVQDTAEVVWPTGGDTRSVNAPLTGYWAQDLRVDLPCTTVRSLDARSQGQALLFSTVPDGRTDPRAGKGVGLQLRIDNGVLLASSQGQQIVQQPLPENKCDVKLSADANQMTLTVAETVVFHAEGDVRPRLVGIYSSINAGKDPIDGLHVSVVPDTRYQTSPTVWKWIVGVIAALSFIGCLIAVWRMDSGFARRAPRWAPVGWWRLTARDATVIIALGAWVFIGPVTSDDGYILTMSRVAEETGYLTNYHRWFGVAEAPFGWFYHVYQLMAHVSTVPPWIRLPSFLLGVLSWLLISREVMPRLGTQVRTSRAAGWAAAAVFLVWWMPFNNGVRPEPVAALGSLLAICAVERALVTRRLLPLCLGLTAAGFTLAATPTGLIAVAPFLVAARPLYKLVRQRAENGWLPVLAPVLAAGLLVLVVVFADQTFATVQEATRIRTLVGPNLSWFQELARYQLLFESLPDGSVPRRFPVLLVLLCTGTCLVVLLRRGRIPGAALGPSRRLIGTVALFFLLLALTPTKWTHHFGAFAAVGAAMAALTALATSSTVLRSRRNRAAFLAGLLVVGALAATGPNSYWFVSKLGVQWTAVAPSIGGIPLSTILLIAAAISGVYAFVENVRAHRPGLQAGPQEGRSRSLRLGSLSLVVVCGLMATGEFVSMAWAIHNQQGSYSLGAANFGHLFGKSCNLSDHVMVERDAATSILRAQPEQRTVPVKKEEPPAGQTPPPLPDPEQDNGRVQTGFHTRAIDDKDPLAEPPHGFKPDEVPMWSSFLDPETRAGRLRSDWYALSEKPADGQIVVATAGAARRPTSVSLDYGVNTSEGVKVVRSQFVLPPGAGTNGWNDTRINLRDLPAETTSVRINIVDNDLTEDGWIAASAPRVPTFTTLTEKIAGKPVYVDWPASFVYPCVQPVTSHDGISKMPEYRITAGAVADEANWASSTNGGPIGWLEEVAAEPEVPSYLIGQPSQSWGQLLQVEPFTEGIAPTIVHGEKVVPGWWSPGPGPRQPNGKDPTR, encoded by the coding sequence ATGCGTTTGATCGCTGTCACGCTGGGGTTGCTGTCCGCCTTGTGCGCATTGGCTTTCCCCTTCCTGCCGGTGGTGCAGGACACAGCGGAGGTCGTCTGGCCAACGGGCGGCGACACCCGCTCCGTCAACGCGCCCTTGACCGGGTACTGGGCGCAAGACCTGCGCGTCGACCTGCCGTGCACGACCGTCCGTTCGCTGGACGCGCGTTCGCAGGGGCAGGCGCTGTTGTTCTCCACCGTGCCCGACGGCCGCACCGACCCGCGCGCCGGCAAGGGCGTCGGCCTGCAGCTGCGCATCGACAACGGGGTGCTGCTCGCCTCCAGCCAGGGACAGCAGATCGTGCAGCAGCCGCTTCCCGAGAACAAATGTGACGTAAAGCTGTCGGCGGACGCGAACCAGATGACGCTGACCGTCGCCGAGACCGTGGTGTTCCACGCCGAGGGCGACGTCCGGCCGCGGCTGGTCGGGATCTACTCGTCGATCAACGCGGGCAAGGACCCGATCGACGGTCTGCACGTCTCGGTCGTCCCGGACACCCGCTACCAGACGTCGCCGACGGTGTGGAAGTGGATCGTCGGCGTCATCGCGGCATTGTCGTTCATCGGCTGCCTGATCGCGGTGTGGCGGATGGACTCCGGATTCGCCCGCCGCGCGCCGCGCTGGGCGCCGGTCGGCTGGTGGCGGCTGACCGCCCGCGACGCGACGGTGATCATCGCGCTCGGCGCTTGGGTGTTCATCGGCCCGGTCACCTCGGACGACGGCTACATCCTCACGATGTCGAGAGTGGCCGAAGAGACCGGCTACCTCACGAACTACCACCGCTGGTTCGGTGTCGCCGAAGCGCCGTTCGGCTGGTTCTACCACGTGTATCAGCTGATGGCGCACGTCAGCACGGTGCCGCCGTGGATCCGGCTCCCGTCGTTCCTGCTGGGCGTGCTGAGCTGGCTGCTGATCAGCCGCGAGGTCATGCCGCGCCTGGGCACCCAGGTCCGCACGAGCCGCGCCGCCGGCTGGGCCGCCGCCGCGGTGTTCCTGGTCTGGTGGATGCCGTTCAACAACGGGGTCCGGCCGGAACCGGTCGCCGCGCTGGGCTCGCTGCTGGCGATCTGCGCCGTCGAGCGCGCGCTGGTGACCCGCCGTCTGCTGCCATTGTGCCTCGGGCTCACCGCGGCCGGGTTCACCCTGGCCGCGACACCGACCGGGCTGATCGCGGTGGCGCCGTTCCTGGTCGCCGCGCGCCCGCTGTACAAACTGGTCCGCCAGCGCGCCGAGAACGGCTGGCTCCCGGTGCTCGCGCCGGTGCTGGCCGCCGGGCTGCTCGTGCTGGTCGTGGTGTTCGCCGATCAGACCTTCGCCACCGTGCAGGAGGCGACCCGGATCCGCACCCTGGTCGGCCCGAACCTGTCGTGGTTCCAGGAACTCGCGCGCTACCAGCTGCTGTTCGAAAGCCTGCCGGACGGCTCCGTGCCACGCCGGTTCCCCGTGCTGCTGGTGCTGCTGTGCACCGGGACCTGCCTGGTGGTGTTGCTGCGCCGCGGCCGGATCCCCGGCGCCGCGCTCGGCCCCAGCCGCCGCCTGATCGGCACGGTCGCGCTGTTCTTCCTGCTGCTGGCGCTGACCCCGACCAAGTGGACGCACCACTTCGGCGCGTTCGCCGCGGTCGGCGCGGCGATGGCGGCGTTGACCGCGCTGGCGACCAGTTCGACGGTGCTGCGCTCACGGCGCAACCGGGCGGCGTTCCTCGCCGGGCTGCTCGTGGTCGGCGCGCTGGCCGCGACCGGCCCCAACTCGTACTGGTTCGTCTCGAAACTCGGCGTGCAGTGGACGGCGGTGGCGCCGTCGATCGGCGGGATCCCGCTGTCGACCATCCTGCTGATCGCGGCGGCGATCTCCGGGGTGTACGCGTTCGTGGAGAACGTCCGCGCGCACCGGCCCGGCCTGCAGGCGGGACCGCAGGAAGGGCGGAGCCGGTCGCTGCGGCTCGGTTCGCTCTCGCTGGTGGTGGTCTGCGGTCTGATGGCCACGGGCGAGTTCGTCAGCATGGCGTGGGCGATCCACAACCAGCAGGGTTCCTACAGCCTCGGCGCCGCGAACTTCGGGCATCTGTTCGGCAAGAGCTGCAACCTCTCCGACCACGTGATGGTGGAACGGGACGCCGCGACCAGCATCCTGCGGGCCCAGCCCGAACAGCGGACGGTCCCGGTGAAGAAGGAGGAGCCGCCCGCCGGGCAGACCCCGCCGCCGCTGCCCGATCCCGAGCAGGACAACGGCCGGGTGCAGACCGGGTTCCACACCCGCGCGATCGACGACAAGGATCCGCTGGCCGAACCGCCGCACGGCTTCAAACCCGACGAAGTCCCGATGTGGAGCAGCTTCCTCGATCCCGAGACGCGGGCCGGGCGGCTGCGCAGCGACTGGTACGCCCTCTCCGAGAAGCCGGCCGACGGCCAGATCGTGGTCGCCACCGCGGGCGCGGCCCGGCGGCCGACGTCGGTCAGCCTCGACTACGGCGTGAACACCAGCGAAGGCGTGAAGGTCGTGCGCAGCCAGTTCGTGCTGCCGCCCGGCGCCGGGACCAACGGCTGGAACGACACCCGGATCAACCTGCGCGACCTCCCCGCCGAGACGACGTCCGTGCGGATCAACATCGTCGACAACGACCTCACCGAGGACGGCTGGATCGCCGCGTCCGCGCCGCGCGTGCCGACGTTCACCACGCTGACCGAGAAGATCGCGGGCAAGCCGGTGTACGTCGACTGGCCGGCGTCGTTCGTCTACCCGTGCGTGCAGCCGGTGACCTCGCACGACGGCATCTCGAAGATGCCCGAGTACCGGATCACCGCCGGCGCCGTCGCCGACGAGGCGAACTGGGCGTCCAGCACGAACGGTGGCCCGATCGGCTGGCTCGAAGAGGTCGCGGCCGAACCCGAGGTGCCCAGCTACCTGATCGGCCAGCCGAGCCAGTCCTGGGGCCAACTGCTGCAGGTCGAACCGTTCACCGAGGGCATCGCGCCGACGATCGTCCACGGCGAGAAGGTCGTCCCCGGCTGGTGGTCGCCCGGCCCGGGACCGCGGCAGCCGAACGGCAAGGACCCGACCCGCTAG
- the helR gene encoding RNA polymerase recycling motor ATPase HelR — translation MSTQGHEQELRSEREYVAGLYTRLDAERARVKGEYQAALGGTGGTAMERDVEVRALARESRRLDVVDNGLCFGRLDSLAGETSYIGRIGLFDEENDYEPVLLDWRAPAARPFYTATAATPEKMRRRRQFHTHGRELLGFTDEVFGRPGGDAEGDAALLAAVNAPRGEGMRDIVATIQSEQDEIIRHEHPGVLVIEGGPGTGKTVVALHRVAYLLYTQRERMERHGVLVVGPNPAFLHHIGRVLPSLGETDVVFMTTGDFVPGKHITAEDGPEATRLKGSLKMLDVLKAAVADRQRLPEEPVLIDLADVTVRIDAETAEWARDEARKSGLPHNEARGTFTDIVTYVLTERAIARIGRGWLSRDDRDEWERLRKDLLKELAESETFTAALDALWPILTPESLLGTLLSSSERLRAAGADQALLRADGEAWTVSDTPLLDELVDLLGRDKAEDKAAEMALAREKKAEAEYAEGVLDTMKLDREEMDEDVMLSAENLLFADELADRFVEHDTRSLVERASADRDWTYRHVVVDEAQELSEMDWRVLMRRCPNRSFTVVGDLAQRRSEAGARSWDAMLKPYVPGRWVYRSLTVNYRTPAEIMAVAASVLAEFAPEVRAPESVRSNGVRPWARQVDAESLAGAIEEFVKDEAGREGTSVVIGPPGVPGTVPASETKGLEYDAVLVVDPERILADGPRGAAELYVALTRATQRLGVLHEAPLPPALRGLKDAFPA, via the coding sequence GTGTCAACTCAGGGTCATGAACAAGAGCTCCGGTCCGAACGCGAGTACGTCGCCGGGCTCTACACGCGCCTGGACGCCGAACGCGCGCGGGTGAAGGGGGAGTACCAGGCCGCGCTGGGCGGGACCGGCGGGACGGCCATGGAACGTGACGTCGAGGTGCGCGCGCTGGCCAGGGAGTCGCGTCGGCTGGATGTCGTCGATAACGGGCTGTGCTTCGGCAGGCTCGACAGCCTCGCGGGGGAGACCTCGTACATCGGCCGCATCGGTCTCTTCGACGAGGAGAACGACTACGAACCGGTGCTGCTCGACTGGCGGGCGCCGGCGGCGCGCCCGTTCTACACCGCGACCGCCGCGACGCCGGAGAAGATGCGCCGTCGCCGTCAGTTCCACACGCACGGCCGTGAGCTGCTCGGGTTCACCGACGAGGTGTTCGGCCGCCCCGGCGGTGACGCGGAGGGTGACGCGGCGCTGCTCGCGGCCGTCAACGCGCCGCGTGGCGAGGGGATGCGGGACATCGTCGCGACGATCCAGTCCGAACAGGACGAGATCATCCGGCACGAGCACCCCGGAGTGCTGGTGATCGAGGGCGGGCCGGGGACCGGGAAGACCGTGGTCGCGCTGCACCGCGTCGCGTACCTGCTCTACACGCAGCGCGAGCGGATGGAACGCCACGGCGTGCTCGTGGTGGGGCCGAACCCGGCGTTCCTGCACCACATCGGCCGTGTCCTGCCGTCGCTGGGCGAGACCGACGTGGTGTTCATGACCACCGGCGATTTCGTGCCCGGCAAGCACATCACGGCCGAGGACGGCCCGGAGGCCACGCGGCTCAAGGGTTCGCTGAAGATGCTGGACGTGCTCAAGGCCGCCGTCGCCGACCGGCAGCGGCTGCCCGAGGAGCCGGTGCTGATCGACCTCGCCGACGTCACCGTGCGGATCGACGCCGAGACCGCGGAATGGGCCCGCGACGAGGCACGCAAGAGCGGCCTGCCGCACAACGAGGCGCGCGGGACGTTCACCGACATCGTCACCTACGTGCTGACCGAGCGGGCGATCGCGCGGATCGGCCGCGGTTGGCTCAGCCGGGACGACCGTGACGAATGGGAGCGGCTGCGGAAGGACCTGCTGAAGGAACTGGCGGAGAGCGAGACGTTCACCGCCGCGCTCGACGCGCTCTGGCCGATCCTGACGCCCGAAAGCCTGCTGGGGACGCTGCTTTCGTCGTCAGAGCGGCTTCGCGCGGCGGGGGCCGACCAGGCGTTGCTGCGCGCAGACGGCGAGGCCTGGACGGTGTCGGACACGCCGTTGCTCGACGAACTCGTCGACCTGCTCGGCCGCGACAAGGCGGAGGACAAGGCCGCCGAGATGGCGCTCGCGCGGGAGAAGAAGGCGGAGGCCGAGTACGCCGAAGGTGTGCTCGACACGATGAAGCTCGACCGCGAGGAGATGGACGAGGATGTCATGCTGTCGGCGGAGAACCTGCTCTTCGCCGACGAACTCGCCGACCGGTTCGTCGAGCACGACACGCGCAGCCTCGTCGAGCGTGCCTCGGCGGACCGGGACTGGACGTACCGGCACGTCGTGGTCGACGAGGCGCAGGAACTGTCCGAAATGGACTGGCGGGTGCTGATGCGGCGCTGTCCCAACCGGTCGTTCACCGTCGTCGGCGATCTGGCGCAGCGCCGGTCCGAGGCCGGGGCGCGCTCGTGGGACGCGATGCTGAAGCCGTACGTGCCGGGGCGCTGGGTGTACCGCTCGCTGACGGTGAACTACCGCACCCCGGCGGAGATCATGGCCGTCGCGGCGTCGGTGCTCGCCGAGTTCGCGCCCGAGGTCCGGGCCCCGGAATCGGTGCGCTCCAACGGGGTCCGGCCGTGGGCGCGGCAGGTCGACGCGGAATCCCTGGCCGGTGCCATCGAGGAGTTCGTCAAGGACGAAGCCGGGCGTGAGGGCACGAGCGTCGTGATCGGGCCGCCCGGCGTGCCGGGCACGGTGCCCGCGTCGGAGACGAAGGGGCTCGAGTACGACGCCGTCCTCGTCGTGGACCCGGAACGGATCCTGGCCGATGGCCCGCGAGGTGCCGCTGAGCTCTATGTGGCGCTGACGCGCGCTACGCAGCGCCTCGGCGTCCTTCACGAGGCTCCGCTGCCGCCCGCGTTGCGGGGGCTGAAGGACGCTTTCCCCGCATGA
- a CDS encoding Gfo/Idh/MocA family protein — translation MKSLRWGLLAAGTIAAEFAAGVEESKHGVLEAVAARSGDRAAEFASRFEIPKCYGAYEDLLADPDVDAIYISTPHPLHGEWAIRAAEAGKHILCEKPLTMSVAEAEKVVEAARANDVFLMEAFMYRLHPQIRRLAELISCGAIGEVRAVDVAFSYNFAVPRLTDPALGGGGIFDVGCYCTSLARLVSQAATGQDVVEPEEVLGMARLDENGVDEVAFGLLRLPGGILAQLACGFQLTQDDHIRVYGSEGQLYVPKPAWIHEMRKPKTSQIVLTPEGGEPEVIEVEATQGLFAREADHVAAHIADRQAPELTWAETLANLRTLERWREAVAR, via the coding sequence GTGAAGAGTCTTCGCTGGGGCCTGCTGGCCGCCGGGACCATCGCCGCCGAGTTCGCGGCGGGCGTCGAAGAGAGCAAGCACGGCGTGCTCGAAGCCGTCGCCGCGCGATCCGGTGACCGGGCGGCCGAGTTCGCGAGCCGTTTCGAGATCCCGAAATGCTACGGCGCCTACGAGGATCTGCTCGCCGATCCGGACGTCGACGCGATCTACATCTCGACGCCGCATCCGCTGCACGGCGAATGGGCGATCCGCGCGGCCGAAGCGGGCAAGCACATCCTGTGCGAAAAACCGCTGACGATGTCCGTCGCCGAGGCCGAGAAGGTCGTCGAAGCCGCCCGCGCCAACGACGTCTTCCTCATGGAGGCGTTCATGTACCGGCTGCATCCGCAGATCCGGCGGCTGGCCGAGCTGATCTCCTGTGGCGCCATCGGCGAGGTCCGCGCCGTGGACGTCGCCTTCAGCTACAACTTCGCCGTGCCCCGGCTCACCGATCCCGCGCTGGGCGGCGGCGGGATCTTCGACGTCGGTTGCTACTGCACGTCACTCGCGCGGCTGGTCTCGCAGGCGGCGACCGGGCAGGACGTCGTGGAGCCCGAGGAGGTGCTCGGAATGGCGAGGCTCGACGAGAACGGCGTCGACGAGGTCGCGTTCGGGCTGCTGCGGCTGCCGGGCGGGATCCTCGCGCAGCTGGCCTGCGGTTTCCAGCTGACGCAGGACGATCACATCCGCGTGTACGGCTCCGAAGGGCAGCTGTACGTGCCGAAACCGGCGTGGATCCACGAAATGCGCAAGCCGAAGACGTCGCAGATCGTGCTCACGCCGGAGGGCGGCGAGCCCGAGGTGATCGAAGTCGAGGCGACACAAGGCCTTTTCGCCCGCGAAGCCGACCACGTCGCGGCGCATATCGCCGACCGGCAGGCCCCCGAACTCACCTGGGCGGAGACGCTCGCGAACCTGCGCACGCTGGAACGATGGCGCGAGGCCGTGGCCCGATGA
- the cobM gene encoding precorrin-4 C(11)-methyltransferase: MTVHFIGAGPGAADLITVRGRDLLGRCRTCLYPGSMTPTALLEYCPPEAVLVDTANLDLPAIVERMVEAHGKGHEIARLCSGDPSIYSAVAEQMRRLDAAGVPYDVTPGVPAFAAAAALLNRELTVPEVGQSLVITRAQARSTAMPPGETLANFARTGTTLALHLAINRIEQVVDELRPFYREDCPAAVVALASQPGEQVLRGTLGTIAAQSREAGISRAAMIFVGEVLAAEGFPDSFLYSATRDRASQPESL; encoded by the coding sequence TTGACAGTGCACTTCATCGGCGCCGGCCCGGGTGCGGCCGACCTCATCACCGTACGAGGCCGTGACCTGCTCGGCCGCTGCCGAACCTGCCTGTACCCCGGCAGCATGACGCCGACAGCGCTCTTGGAGTACTGCCCTCCGGAGGCGGTGCTCGTCGACACCGCGAACCTCGACCTGCCCGCGATCGTCGAGCGCATGGTCGAGGCGCACGGGAAGGGCCACGAGATCGCGCGGTTGTGCTCGGGCGACCCGTCGATCTACAGCGCGGTCGCCGAGCAGATGCGCCGCCTCGACGCCGCCGGTGTTCCGTACGACGTCACGCCGGGCGTCCCCGCGTTCGCCGCCGCGGCCGCGCTGCTCAACCGCGAACTGACCGTGCCCGAAGTCGGGCAGAGCCTGGTCATCACGCGGGCCCAGGCCCGGTCCACGGCCATGCCGCCGGGGGAAACGCTGGCGAACTTCGCGCGCACCGGCACCACGCTCGCACTGCATCTCGCGATCAACCGCATCGAGCAGGTAGTCGACGAACTGCGGCCGTTCTACCGCGAAGACTGCCCGGCGGCGGTGGTGGCGCTGGCGAGCCAGCCTGGTGAACAGGTGCTGCGCGGCACGCTCGGCACCATCGCCGCGCAGTCCCGCGAGGCCGGGATCAGCCGCGCCGCGATGATCTTCGTCGGGGAAGTCCTTGCCGCGGAAGGGTTTCCCGACAGTTTCCTGTATTCGGCCACCCGTGATCGCGCGAGCCAACCGGAGTCGTTGTGA
- a CDS encoding cobalt-precorrin-6A reductase yields the protein MTLLILGGTGEARELAKELVARGEHVVSSLAGRVARPKLPHGETRVGGFGGPEGLARWLTENDVDAVIDATHPFAERIGANAAIAARETGTPLLRLARPGWTEQPGDTWHWADDLDHAARLLPALGERVFLTSGRQGLAAFAGLDLWFLIRCVDPPEVPLPRRHEILLDRGPYTVEKERALMERHDVEVLVTKDSGGAMTAAKLTAARGLGLPVVVVRRPHRPETASVTTVQGAITWLGTETKGSPA from the coding sequence ATGACACTGCTGATCCTGGGTGGCACCGGCGAAGCACGCGAGCTCGCGAAGGAACTGGTGGCGCGCGGCGAGCACGTCGTGTCCTCGCTCGCGGGCCGCGTCGCACGACCGAAGCTGCCTCACGGCGAGACCCGAGTCGGCGGCTTCGGCGGTCCGGAAGGGCTCGCGCGCTGGCTGACCGAGAACGACGTCGACGCGGTGATCGACGCCACGCATCCCTTCGCCGAACGCATCGGCGCCAACGCGGCCATCGCGGCGCGGGAAACGGGCACACCGCTGCTCAGGCTCGCCAGGCCCGGCTGGACGGAACAGCCAGGCGACACCTGGCACTGGGCCGACGACCTCGACCACGCCGCGCGGCTGCTCCCGGCGCTCGGCGAACGCGTGTTCCTCACCAGCGGACGGCAAGGGCTCGCCGCCTTCGCCGGGCTGGATCTCTGGTTCCTGATCCGCTGCGTCGATCCGCCCGAGGTGCCCCTCCCCCGCCGTCACGAAATCCTGCTGGACCGCGGGCCGTACACGGTGGAGAAGGAACGCGCGCTCATGGAGCGGCACGACGTCGAGGTCCTCGTCACCAAGGACAGCGGCGGCGCGATGACCGCGGCGAAGCTCACCGCGGCCCGTGGGCTCGGCCTTCCGGTGGTCGTCGTGCGGCGGCCGCATCGGCCGGAAACGGCCAGCGTAACGACAGTTCAGGGCGCTATAACCTGGCTCGGCACCGAGACGAAGGGCAGCCCTGCGTAA